Proteins from a single region of Candidatus Methanosuratincola sp.:
- the gcvPA gene encoding aminomethyl-transferring glycine dehydrogenase subunit GcvPA: MWITGGHRYIPNASSDLSEMLAALGLSSLDELFSDVPCGHSKTEGVPYEPMDEFSVKSCLERMLSKNKLYGKRCFIGGGPWFHHIPSALKHLISRGEFLTSYTPYQPEASQGMLQALFEYQSLISELYGMEIANASLYDLPTAIAEAMLLSARVTGRRKFIVPSSIPKERAAVLRGYGEPQGIRIVEIAYDGAGRLDREALLKEADQGAAAVYVETPSFFGTVDAEIEEVVEIAHDVGALAVVGADPLSLGLLKSPGECGADIAVGDGQPLGIPPGLGGNGLGIMACRLDNCILRQMPGRIVGMTRTAVGEGRGFVLALSTREQHIRRQKATSNICTNEALLAVAAAIYLSLAGREGLRKIADGILRRTDYAVRRMKECGLRLPFSGLHFRDFAVEVADPEGVNTRMRGIGLSGGRNLSKDFGLAALLFAVTELHSKEDIDELVNATGWAAHG, from the coding sequence TTGTGGATTACGGGAGGGCACAGATACATCCCCAACGCTTCCTCAGATTTATCTGAGATGCTCGCCGCGTTGGGGTTGTCCAGCCTGGATGAACTTTTCAGCGACGTTCCATGCGGCCACAGCAAAACTGAAGGGGTCCCTTACGAGCCGATGGACGAGTTCTCGGTGAAAAGTTGCCTTGAGAGGATGCTCTCAAAAAACAAGCTGTACGGGAAGAGGTGTTTCATCGGAGGGGGGCCTTGGTTCCACCACATTCCGAGCGCATTGAAGCACCTCATCTCCAGGGGGGAGTTCCTGACGTCCTACACGCCGTACCAGCCTGAGGCGAGCCAGGGGATGCTGCAAGCACTTTTCGAGTACCAGAGCCTGATCTCCGAGCTTTATGGCATGGAAATTGCGAATGCCTCATTATACGACCTACCCACGGCAATCGCTGAGGCGATGCTCCTCTCCGCAAGGGTTACAGGTAGGAGGAAGTTCATTGTCCCATCCTCGATTCCCAAGGAAAGGGCCGCAGTCCTGAGGGGGTACGGCGAGCCGCAGGGGATCCGGATCGTCGAGATCGCATATGACGGCGCAGGGCGTCTGGACAGGGAGGCGCTTCTAAAGGAGGCGGATCAGGGGGCTGCGGCCGTATATGTGGAGACCCCCTCGTTCTTCGGGACTGTCGATGCGGAGATCGAGGAGGTGGTTGAGATCGCCCACGACGTGGGTGCTCTCGCAGTGGTCGGGGCAGATCCGCTCTCTTTGGGACTGCTCAAGTCGCCCGGAGAATGCGGCGCAGACATAGCGGTCGGGGATGGTCAACCGCTGGGAATACCTCCGGGGCTCGGGGGGAACGGGCTCGGCATAATGGCATGCCGCCTCGATAACTGCATCTTGAGGCAGATGCCGGGAAGGATCGTCGGGATGACGAGGACGGCTGTCGGTGAGGGGAGAGGCTTTGTCTTGGCGCTTTCGACGAGGGAGCAGCACATCAGGAGGCAGAAGGCGACCTCAAACATTTGCACGAATGAGGCTCTCCTCGCGGTCGCGGCGGCGATCTACCTCTCGCTTGCAGGCAGGGAAGGGCTCAGGAAGATTGCAGACGGGATCCTGAGGAGGACGGACTATGCGGTTAGGCGCATGAAGGAATGCGGGCTGAGGCTGCCTTTCTCCGGACTTCATTTCAGGGACTTCGCAGTCGAGGTCGCTGATCCGGAGGGGGTGAACACCAGGATGCGGGGCATTGGGCTGTCGGGCGGGAGGAACCTGAGTAAGGACTTTGGACTGGCAGCACTACTATTCGCCGTCACCGAACTCCACAGCAAAGAGGATATAGACGAGCTGGTGAACGCCACCGGGTGGGCAGCACATGGATGA
- the gcvPB gene encoding aminomethyl-transferring glycine dehydrogenase subunit GcvPB, protein MDERAFRQSRYDEPLVFDLGREGREGLSFPDFSEPRVLEVPSQIRRKDLRLPQLSEVEVVRHFTRLSQMNWGIDTGPYPLGSCTMKYNPRLNEEIASLDQIQMIHPLQSDDELQGALELMYRLERLLSSLTGMHRFTLQPAAGAHGELTGCLIMRKYFKELGEDRGEIIVPDTAHGTNPASAAMAGFNVVEVPTGPDGCIEIEALKGAVSAKRTAGMMMTNPNTLGIFEKDVLEISRIIHEAGGLLYYDGANLQGIIGRARPGDIGFDLVHLNLHKTFSTPHGGGGPGSGPVGVKGLLEGFLPVPLISEDGRGKYRLSWDAPKSIGKVRGWYGAFPVLVRAYCYLLSMGGSGLRLSSGIAVLNTNYFLRRVEGIRGFSTPFQGIRRKHEVVISAEPLLEETGVTAMDVSKALLDRGLHPPTVYFPQVVRESMMFEFTETETRENIDRYVEALREISAQAYSDPQTLKRAPENTAAGRLDEVWANHPRTMVLSHRMRQMKRG, encoded by the coding sequence ATGGATGAGAGAGCCTTCCGCCAATCTAGGTACGATGAACCGCTCGTATTCGACCTTGGCAGGGAGGGCAGGGAAGGGCTCAGTTTCCCGGACTTCAGTGAGCCCCGGGTGTTGGAAGTTCCATCCCAGATCAGGAGGAAGGACTTAAGGCTCCCGCAGCTCTCCGAGGTAGAGGTCGTGCGGCACTTCACCCGGCTTTCCCAGATGAATTGGGGCATCGACACGGGACCTTACCCCCTTGGTTCGTGCACAATGAAGTATAACCCGCGCCTGAACGAGGAGATCGCGTCGCTCGACCAGATCCAGATGATCCACCCCCTGCAGAGCGATGACGAGCTGCAGGGAGCGCTGGAGTTGATGTACAGGCTAGAGAGGTTACTCTCGTCGCTGACGGGGATGCACAGGTTTACTCTGCAGCCCGCTGCAGGTGCGCATGGAGAGCTCACTGGGTGCCTCATCATGAGAAAGTACTTCAAGGAGCTCGGGGAGGATCGGGGTGAAATCATAGTCCCGGACACTGCTCACGGCACCAACCCGGCGAGCGCTGCGATGGCAGGATTCAATGTGGTCGAGGTCCCGACCGGCCCGGACGGGTGCATAGAGATCGAGGCGCTGAAGGGGGCGGTCTCTGCAAAAAGGACCGCAGGAATGATGATGACGAACCCGAACACGCTCGGGATCTTCGAGAAGGATGTCCTTGAGATCTCCAGGATAATCCATGAGGCGGGGGGGCTGCTCTATTACGACGGAGCGAATCTACAGGGAATAATCGGGAGGGCCAGGCCTGGGGACATAGGTTTCGATCTAGTCCACCTAAACCTGCACAAGACGTTCTCAACCCCCCACGGCGGGGGCGGACCCGGATCGGGCCCTGTCGGCGTGAAGGGCCTCCTCGAGGGTTTTCTGCCGGTGCCCCTGATTTCAGAGGACGGGAGAGGGAAGTACAGGCTGTCGTGGGACGCGCCTAAGAGCATCGGAAAGGTGAGGGGGTGGTATGGGGCATTCCCAGTGCTGGTCAGGGCCTACTGTTACCTCCTCTCCATGGGCGGATCAGGGCTGAGGCTCTCGAGCGGCATCGCGGTGCTGAACACCAACTACTTCCTGCGGCGGGTTGAGGGGATCAGGGGGTTTTCCACCCCGTTCCAAGGTATTAGAAGAAAACACGAGGTGGTCATTAGTGCAGAGCCGCTCCTTGAGGAGACGGGTGTCACGGCAATGGATGTCTCTAAGGCGCTCCTAGACAGGGGGCTGCACCCTCCGACGGTATACTTCCCGCAGGTCGTGAGGGAGTCGATGATGTTCGAATTCACCGAGACCGAAACGCGAGAGAACATAGACCGGTACGTTGAAGCGCTAAGGGAGATCTCAGCTCAGGCGTACTCAGACCCCCAAACTCTGAAGAGGGCGCCGGAGAATACCGCTGCGGGCAGGCTCGACGAGGTCTGGGCCAACCACCCGAGGACAATGGTACTTAGCCACAGGATGCGTCAAATGAAGAGAGGTTAA
- a CDS encoding proton-conducting transporter membrane subunit: MNALLIQAPILAMLLSLLGSIICAVLGMFMGRRAVELLSGIITAATVALSSLALINVYFLGGPYVYFMGGWPPPVGIPYVIDRFSTPLSLVVSVIFFATMVYSVRYLEKDRDVKWYYSLRFLMQTGMYGLLFTGDMFHIFVMLELMGLSAILLVPFRKEVKASVEAGIKYGIYDILAITIYYLSTAMIFGMFGSMTIAEISAKLGGYVSPFSGGIFADPSALPVIVALIVWSFAIGAAIVPQHFWLPDAHSMAPSSISAILSGLLVQVNIAVLARILFDGFAAGSLQAGTVGLQLLLVLGVTSSIVGSAFMLVQSDIKRLIAYSTITNLGLITIGLGVGTSLGVSAAYLHIINHAFVKASLFMIAGVFIHATGSREIAALRGISKALPGTSLLYTIGTLAAIGFPPLSMFWSKLLLLLSVLSAGGGYSYMILPMVVSIVFESIAQIRLLAIIYSGEKRPVNCRPSLSVTLSIGMMIGIIVLTGLMPNLLFEFGNLAAEDLLNVSGYVDLVLNSLNYPAP, from the coding sequence ATGAACGCCCTGCTGATCCAAGCGCCGATCCTCGCGATGCTGCTCTCCCTGCTCGGCTCCATAATATGCGCGGTACTTGGCATGTTCATGGGGCGGCGTGCAGTCGAGCTGCTGTCCGGGATCATTACCGCTGCCACGGTGGCGCTCTCCTCACTCGCACTCATCAATGTCTACTTCCTGGGCGGTCCTTATGTCTACTTCATGGGTGGCTGGCCTCCGCCGGTGGGAATCCCGTACGTGATCGACCGTTTTTCAACACCCCTCTCGCTTGTCGTCTCCGTGATTTTCTTTGCAACCATGGTTTACTCTGTGCGGTACTTGGAGAAGGACAGGGATGTCAAGTGGTATTACTCGCTCAGGTTCCTGATGCAGACCGGGATGTACGGGCTGCTGTTCACTGGTGACATGTTCCACATATTCGTCATGCTAGAGCTGATGGGCCTCTCCGCGATCCTCTTGGTTCCTTTCAGAAAGGAGGTCAAGGCTTCGGTCGAGGCAGGGATAAAGTACGGGATATACGACATACTCGCGATTACGATATACTACCTCTCCACCGCGATGATATTCGGGATGTTCGGCAGCATGACGATCGCCGAGATATCCGCGAAGCTCGGAGGTTACGTGTCGCCCTTCTCAGGCGGGATCTTTGCAGACCCGTCCGCATTGCCGGTGATCGTCGCCCTGATCGTCTGGTCCTTCGCAATAGGTGCAGCCATCGTTCCGCAGCACTTCTGGCTGCCAGACGCCCACAGCATGGCCCCAAGCTCGATAAGCGCGATACTCTCCGGTCTCCTGGTGCAGGTGAATATAGCCGTTCTTGCGAGAATACTGTTCGACGGGTTCGCAGCCGGTTCGCTCCAAGCCGGCACCGTCGGGCTCCAATTGCTACTCGTCTTGGGAGTCACCTCCTCGATCGTGGGATCTGCCTTCATGCTTGTGCAGTCCGACATCAAGCGGTTGATCGCCTACTCCACGATAACGAATCTTGGTCTAATCACCATAGGTCTGGGTGTAGGCACATCATTGGGCGTCTCCGCCGCCTACCTCCACATAATAAACCACGCCTTCGTGAAGGCATCCCTCTTCATGATCGCCGGCGTATTCATCCATGCAACGGGATCGAGGGAGATTGCTGCGCTCCGAGGAATATCCAAGGCTCTGCCGGGGACATCGCTTCTCTACACGATTGGGACACTGGCCGCGATAGGCTTCCCGCCCTTGAGCATGTTCTGGAGCAAGCTCCTGCTGCTGCTCTCGGTTCTCAGCGCTGGCGGGGGATATTCGTACATGATTCTGCCCATGGTCGTCTCGATTGTCTTCGAGTCCATAGCCCAGATCCGCCTCCTGGCGATAATCTACTCCGGAGAAAAAAGGCCAGTCAACTGTCGCCCGTCGCTCTCTGTAACCCTCTCGATTGGGATGATGATCGGCATAATCGTCCTCACGGGGCTAATGCCGAACCTGCTATTTGAATTCGGAAATCTAGCCGCTGAAGACCTGCTGAACGTGAGCGGCTATGTGGATCTGGTTCTGAACTCCCTGAACTACCCTGCACCTTAA
- a CDS encoding sodium:proton antiporter encodes MVIATAGQLPYILVAIMAAICIYAALFKSNLFKKMLAMFLLTDAVNLLFIIQGYRIGGAIPPIIPPGMDPSEFALRAVDPLAHYFVVTAVVIGLAEVATLTVLIIYTYRHYGTIETKKIKELRG; translated from the coding sequence GTGGTGATCGCTACCGCCGGGCAGCTACCTTACATTTTAGTCGCAATAATGGCTGCAATATGCATCTATGCAGCCCTCTTCAAGTCCAACCTCTTCAAGAAAATGCTTGCCATGTTCCTGCTGACCGACGCCGTGAACCTACTGTTCATAATCCAAGGGTATAGGATTGGGGGCGCGATACCACCCATAATCCCTCCGGGCATGGATCCATCTGAATTTGCACTGAGGGCCGTCGACCCGCTGGCGCACTACTTCGTCGTCACAGCTGTCGTGATAGGTCTTGCCGAGGTCGCGACACTCACCGTCCTGATAATCTACACCTACAGGCACTACGGCACCATAGAAACCAAGAAAATCAAGGAGCTGAGAGGATGA
- a CDS encoding MnhB domain-containing protein produces MNGWRGSVLGVLFIVLMSSILIYAFLGYPEPGFVRPLGEFYLFNTYNFENQDWWSASPNAVTGLLWDYRGYDTLYETMVFYIGIAAVAMFFEGHSKLRKTGGMTVIVRATARLVFVFILTSAFAITIFSIKTPGGGFQGGSIMAIAYIAIIVSLSRGFLPEMSIDLEKAHIAKIVGLVLIAGLTIVPVLYSLTSGSVAYALQNQPKAWAPFGYPTFLGLTSLSGGLIIPIQLGEMIHVGMGFTIMFLLLTIKEKED; encoded by the coding sequence ATGAACGGCTGGAGAGGTTCAGTCCTAGGCGTCCTGTTCATCGTTCTAATGAGTTCAATCCTGATCTATGCGTTCTTGGGCTATCCAGAACCAGGCTTTGTAAGGCCCTTGGGGGAGTTTTACCTATTCAATACTTATAATTTCGAGAACCAGGACTGGTGGTCCGCCTCCCCGAATGCTGTGACCGGGCTACTCTGGGACTACCGAGGGTACGATACACTCTACGAGACGATGGTCTTCTATATAGGAATAGCTGCCGTCGCTATGTTCTTCGAGGGGCATTCAAAGCTGAGAAAAACAGGCGGCATGACTGTCATAGTGAGGGCGACCGCGCGGCTGGTCTTCGTCTTCATACTTACCTCAGCATTCGCGATAACGATCTTCAGCATAAAGACCCCCGGGGGCGGTTTCCAGGGGGGGTCCATAATGGCTATAGCCTACATCGCCATCATCGTGTCCCTCTCGAGGGGGTTCCTGCCCGAAATGAGCATAGATCTCGAAAAGGCACACATCGCAAAGATCGTCGGTCTAGTGCTGATAGCAGGTCTTACAATCGTACCCGTGCTCTATTCATTAACGTCTGGCTCGGTCGCTTACGCGCTCCAGAACCAGCCAAAAGCATGGGCGCCCTTCGGGTACCCGACCTTCCTCGGTCTTACGAGCCTGTCCGGAGGCCTAATAATTCCGATCCAGTTGGGCGAGATGATCCACGTAGGCATGGGCTTCACAATCATGTTCCTGCTTCTTACCATTAAGGAGAAGGAGGACTGA
- a CDS encoding hydrogenase subunit MbhD domain-containing protein yields MIEMIELVIDLLLAFCVVLTAAIVYTKDLLLAVILAGAEGVLVATVFYLLLAPDIALVQVAAGVGISTAFFIVGLRKIGRREE; encoded by the coding sequence ATGATCGAGATGATCGAACTAGTCATAGACCTGCTGCTCGCCTTCTGCGTCGTTCTCACGGCTGCCATTGTCTACACCAAAGACCTGCTGCTGGCAGTGATCTTGGCAGGCGCTGAGGGTGTCCTCGTGGCCACTGTTTTCTACCTTCTCCTGGCACCAGACATCGCTCTTGTCCAGGTGGCTGCAGGCGTCGGCATATCCACCGCATTCTTCATAGTAGGACTCAGAAAGATAGGGAGGAGAGAGGAATGA
- the mnhG gene encoding monovalent cation/H(+) antiporter subunit G: MTEILLAIGVFLLILGGALSIIGAIGLLRFPSYFVRIHAVTVSVIGGSVVPLIGVAFLSIGVHGQDGIVTSLGALGTAAFIFLTAPVSSHAIARAATRMRIPRAPLEHDHLEEDGR; this comes from the coding sequence GTGACTGAGATCCTTCTAGCGATAGGCGTCTTTCTTTTAATCCTCGGCGGAGCTCTCAGCATAATCGGCGCGATCGGGCTCCTCCGGTTCCCGTCCTATTTTGTAAGAATACACGCCGTCACCGTCTCTGTTATAGGCGGATCGGTAGTCCCGCTCATAGGCGTGGCATTCCTTTCCATCGGCGTCCACGGCCAAGACGGGATTGTCACATCCCTCGGCGCGTTGGGAACGGCTGCCTTCATCTTCCTGACCGCGCCGGTATCCTCCCACGCGATCGCTAGGGCTGCAACACGCATGCGGATCCCGCGCGCCCCACTCGAGCACGACCACCTGGAGGAGGATGGTAGATGA
- a CDS encoding monovalent cation/H+ antiporter complex subunit F, which yields MIEMILMFALGTFIISIALSLYRMVVGPTMPDRMLALDVISYALTVVMGIIAVISGSPYLIVISFSLALWFFIGALYVARYMEGEQIGD from the coding sequence ATGATAGAAATGATTCTTATGTTCGCGTTAGGGACGTTCATAATATCGATAGCTCTGTCTCTATACCGGATGGTCGTAGGACCCACGATGCCGGACAGGATGCTTGCCTTGGATGTGATCTCGTACGCCCTCACGGTGGTGATGGGCATAATCGCCGTGATTTCAGGCTCCCCATACTTGATAGTGATCAGTTTTTCCTTGGCACTCTGGTTCTTCATAGGTGCACTGTATGTGGCAAGATACATGGAGGGTGAGCAAATTGGTGACTGA
- a CDS encoding Na+/H+ antiporter subunit E, translating into MLVKVLFTALVSFLVYVCLVGSLGTDELIIGLIIAVLVGIITRNLLVSDEKRVLDPRKWLNALRYLTVYSFYYEPLAHWDVIKRIFTMDLRPSIVRVPYSLKTEYGVALVGNSITNTPGTVVVDVDEKRGYFYVHWINAPSVEEGFCYNNISKGFERLVRRFL; encoded by the coding sequence TTGCTTGTAAAAGTTCTATTCACCGCCCTTGTCTCTTTTCTAGTCTACGTCTGTCTCGTGGGCAGTCTTGGTACGGACGAATTGATTATTGGGTTGATAATTGCGGTGCTAGTCGGTATAATCACCCGAAACCTTTTGGTCTCGGATGAGAAAAGAGTTCTGGATCCAAGGAAATGGCTCAACGCGCTGCGGTATCTGACAGTCTATTCTTTCTACTATGAGCCCCTTGCCCACTGGGACGTGATCAAGAGGATATTCACGATGGATCTGCGCCCATCGATAGTTCGCGTCCCGTATTCGCTGAAGACTGAATACGGAGTGGCTTTGGTTGGCAACTCCATCACAAACACCCCGGGGACAGTCGTCGTCGACGTTGATGAAAAAAGGGGATACTTCTACGTCCACTGGATCAATGCCCCTTCCGTGGAAGAGGGGTTCTGCTACAATAACATCAGCAAGGGGTTTGAGAGGCTGGTGAGGCGTTTCCTATGA
- a CDS encoding proton-conducting transporter membrane subunit produces the protein MNLFYIIIAPLFIIPIVYFTGSRLNEKVGYAAAIAPIAGAVQTILLYPSLLSGETVVSEIRWISYLGLDINFNLSIDGISLIYAFSISSVSAAVCIYSVRYMDHRISELGLEGQERKRAFSRFYAIYLVFYLGMIGAVISTNVVQFYIFYELILISTWLLIHTFGYGDKERIALVYFIWTQISGILVLIGFIYQYMERGSISIASYQELSIASYLLLLGFCIKMAAFGLHTWLPLAHGEAPTPISALLSPVTIGIGAYGILRMASPAVADLSLWIALWALVTIVYGGLVALTEDDIKRLLAYSSISHMGYMLLGIASITYIGSVGVVYHYLTHAFLKAVLFMTSGVLMMQLHGVRRVSMMGGLATKTPVAAFFLTSGFLGLAGFPPFSGFNSKLMIFTGAFLGAGDTAYLTIVAGAAFSSILTLAYGAEAIRKSMFGPTREGLKLEKAEISMLLPIAAMLILSLVFFFLPWLVWAPLGG, from the coding sequence ATGAACCTCTTTTACATCATCATCGCACCCCTGTTTATCATCCCAATTGTCTACTTCACAGGGTCGCGCCTCAACGAAAAGGTCGGTTATGCGGCTGCAATTGCACCAATCGCTGGCGCAGTCCAAACAATCCTGCTGTATCCCTCATTACTGTCAGGGGAGACTGTCGTCTCTGAGATCAGATGGATAAGCTACCTCGGACTGGACATTAATTTCAACCTCTCGATCGATGGGATAAGCTTGATCTATGCGTTTTCGATCTCTTCGGTCTCAGCAGCCGTATGCATCTACTCTGTAAGGTACATGGACCACAGGATCTCTGAACTGGGCCTCGAAGGGCAAGAGAGGAAGAGGGCCTTTTCAAGGTTCTATGCGATTTACCTGGTCTTCTATCTGGGTATGATCGGGGCAGTCATTTCAACCAATGTGGTCCAGTTCTACATCTTCTATGAGCTCATACTGATCAGCACGTGGCTCTTGATCCACACGTTCGGATATGGCGACAAAGAGCGGATCGCCCTCGTTTATTTCATTTGGACTCAAATAAGCGGTATTCTCGTCCTCATCGGCTTTATTTACCAATATATGGAGAGGGGGAGCATATCCATCGCATCCTATCAGGAGCTCTCAATAGCCTCCTATTTGCTCTTATTGGGTTTCTGCATCAAAATGGCTGCCTTCGGACTCCACACTTGGCTGCCCTTGGCACACGGCGAGGCTCCCACACCAATAAGCGCTCTGCTGAGCCCTGTCACGATTGGGATAGGTGCATACGGCATCTTGAGAATGGCATCCCCTGCGGTAGCCGATCTCTCGCTCTGGATCGCCTTGTGGGCACTCGTGACCATTGTCTACGGAGGGCTCGTAGCGCTGACCGAGGACGACATAAAAAGGCTTTTGGCATACTCCAGCATAAGTCATATGGGTTACATGCTGTTGGGGATAGCTTCCATAACCTATATTGGATCCGTTGGCGTGGTCTACCACTACCTCACTCACGCGTTCCTGAAGGCAGTCCTATTCATGACTTCGGGCGTCCTGATGATGCAGCTCCACGGGGTCAGGCGCGTGAGCATGATGGGGGGGCTTGCCACAAAAACCCCTGTGGCTGCGTTCTTTCTGACATCTGGATTCCTTGGGTTGGCAGGATTCCCTCCGTTTTCCGGCTTCAATTCCAAGCTGATGATCTTCACTGGTGCGTTTCTGGGTGCTGGCGACACCGCATATCTTACAATAGTCGCCGGTGCGGCGTTCTCCTCAATCCTCACGCTTGCGTATGGGGCTGAGGCGATCCGAAAGTCGATGTTCGGACCTACAAGGGAGGGCCTCAAGCTAGAAAAGGCTGAGATATCCATGCTCCTACCAATCGCTGCAATGCTGATCCTCTCCTTGGTCTTCTTCTTCCTTCCTTGGCTGGTCTGGGCTCCTTTGGGGGGATGA
- a CDS encoding NADH-quinone oxidoreductase subunit L, translated as MEQPLLWASIVLPCAVGTLFSLVGRRSGYAVVFSSAISFLIIGSLALPAFEGTVEHTRGFDWWVIPGARVSFGLIIDPVSLLMGAIVSFISLVVFIYSIEYMRNEEGPSRFWFLMSCFESSMLLLVFSDNFIMSFLGWEGVGLSSYFLIGHYYRDQKERWLGGPEGVAPFEKPSICGEKALLTTGVADSLMLIGIMMIFSAYGTFDYLEIQTLASANAVNPSYILVASTLLVMGPLGKSAQFPFNEWLPEAMSGPTPVSALLHSATMVKAGVYLVARVSPIFYSLSLLSPLPSASFFLVAATAGLLTALIGSLYGMFAYEMKKVLAYSTVSQLGFMFVALGVAGLSGSPLLGLSAAIFHIFSHSIFKASLFLAAGSAIHVSHTMYITEMGSLMKKAPKTFLAMVISALSLCALPPLMGFWSKDAILASVYPVNAIAALLLAASSAMTCFYSVRLLWYTFVAPARREIHAKEAWPLVAPPLLLSGLTLFLGFLGQHIEHFISESLSHALGLVESHNSAVYAALFLSAFALVAGLGTAYLLYFRRLGAVIGIERLTGGLRRALMKRPADRLYYSVSLAVKMISRGAYSFEGFLDRSSQALARTTLDSARNLSRLHSGDLNRYLSIAGTLLLLLIGFLLLVSSI; from the coding sequence GTGGAACAGCCTCTCCTCTGGGCATCTATCGTACTGCCTTGCGCCGTGGGCACACTATTCTCCTTAGTTGGAAGGCGGTCCGGCTACGCTGTCGTCTTTTCGTCAGCTATATCGTTCCTGATAATTGGGTCCCTTGCATTGCCTGCCTTTGAAGGAACCGTCGAACATACACGGGGGTTCGACTGGTGGGTGATCCCGGGTGCCAGGGTCAGTTTCGGGTTGATAATCGACCCCGTTAGCCTGTTGATGGGTGCAATCGTCTCATTCATCTCACTCGTGGTATTCATATACTCGATCGAATACATGCGAAATGAAGAGGGGCCGTCACGTTTTTGGTTCCTGATGTCCTGCTTTGAATCGAGCATGCTGTTGCTCGTCTTCTCGGACAACTTCATAATGAGCTTCTTGGGCTGGGAAGGGGTGGGTCTGAGCAGCTACTTCCTGATCGGTCACTACTACAGGGATCAGAAAGAGCGGTGGCTCGGCGGCCCAGAGGGGGTTGCGCCATTCGAGAAACCTTCCATATGCGGAGAGAAGGCGCTGCTCACGACTGGGGTAGCGGATTCACTGATGCTGATAGGAATTATGATGATCTTCTCGGCATATGGAACCTTCGACTATCTGGAGATCCAGACCTTGGCATCAGCAAATGCCGTCAACCCGTCGTACATCCTTGTCGCATCAACTCTTCTAGTTATGGGCCCTCTGGGCAAGTCCGCCCAATTCCCCTTTAATGAATGGTTGCCCGAGGCGATGTCCGGGCCTACCCCCGTCAGCGCATTGCTGCACTCTGCGACGATGGTAAAAGCCGGGGTCTATCTTGTGGCTAGAGTCTCGCCCATATTTTACTCGCTGTCTCTTCTTAGTCCTCTCCCCTCGGCTTCCTTCTTCCTTGTTGCTGCCACTGCGGGCCTTCTGACAGCCCTCATCGGTTCCCTTTACGGCATGTTTGCTTACGAGATGAAGAAAGTTCTTGCGTATTCGACTGTATCGCAACTCGGCTTCATGTTTGTAGCACTAGGGGTGGCAGGGCTCTCGGGCAGCCCGCTCCTCGGTCTATCCGCCGCCATCTTCCACATATTCTCACATTCGATCTTCAAAGCCTCGCTCTTCCTCGCAGCAGGCTCAGCGATCCACGTCTCTCACACCATGTACATCACCGAGATGGGCTCGCTCATGAAAAAGGCACCAAAGACTTTTCTTGCTATGGTGATTTCCGCCCTGAGCCTCTGTGCCCTGCCTCCGTTGATGGGGTTCTGGAGCAAGGATGCAATCCTGGCGTCGGTGTACCCTGTTAATGCGATAGCCGCCCTCCTTCTTGCTGCATCGTCCGCCATGACCTGCTTCTACTCTGTCCGTTTGCTATGGTACACCTTCGTGGCGCCAGCGAGAAGGGAGATCCACGCCAAAGAGGCTTGGCCGCTAGTCGCGCCGCCCCTTCTACTCTCTGGTCTAACCCTGTTCCTTGGGTTCCTTGGACAGCATATAGAGCACTTCATAAGCGAGTCTTTGTCTCACGCTCTCGGTCTTGTGGAATCCCATAATTCGGCTGTCTACGCAGCGCTCTTTTTGAGTGCCTTTGCTCTCGTTGCAGGTCTTGGCACTGCTTACCTCCTATATTTCAGGAGGCTTGGGGCTGTAATCGGGATTGAAAGACTCACTGGTGGGCTAAGGAGAGCCCTGATGAAGCGGCCGGCCGACCGCCTGTATTATTCGGTGAGCTTAGCAGTTAAAATGATCTCAAGAGGCGCATACTCGTTTGAGGGCTTCCTGGACAGATCTAGCCAGGCACTTGCACGCACTACCCTGGACTCGGCTAGGAACCTGAGCCGCTTACACTCCGGGGACCTAAACCGATACCTGAGCATAGCCGGCACCCTCCTGCTACTTTTGATCGGATTTTTGCTGCTGGTGAGCTCGATATGA